In the Commensalibacter melissae genome, CGCTGAATTTCATATTGCCTTCCAATCAAGGGATCAATACGGTTTTGACGGGCTTTATCGTTTAGATTAACGCAATAAAGTTGTAAGGGATTGGTATTCTTAGAGTTTGAATTTTCTTTTTCAGTATAGGTAAACAGATCATTCAACTGGTTATCGATATCATTCTGAGGTAAAAAATTTGATCCAAAAAAATGGGTGGATTCTGTATTTTTTGTTATACCATGTGCGATAAAATTCAGAATGTCCAATTTTGACAAATTATGCATTTGTAAAAAGTAAACCGCATGACTTTCCTGCTCAGAAAAAAGAGCAATTAAAACATGCACGGCACTAATTTTTTCACTTGGGTCTGAAGAAAGATGGACAGACGCGTTTTGAATGACCCTTTGAAATGCATGCGTGGGTTTGGGGGATGGTTTTTTTTCAGTTACTAGAATATTCAGGTCATTTTTAATAAATGTGAAGATATCTTGACGTAATTTTTCAAGATTTATCTGACAGGCTTCAAAAATTACAATAGCATCGGGATCGCCTGTTAATGCATAGAGCAAATGTTCAAGCGTCATGTATTCATGTTGAAAATTTAAAGCAAACTCAAAAGCTTGTCGTAAGGAATGTTCTAAGTTATCAGATAACATCATTTAAACTTTCAAACTGTGAAATATCGAAAGAGAAATCCTACATATTCCTTTTATTTATTATATAGTTATTGAAAAGGGTTTATACAGTTAATATTTTGATCAAATCATATTTAATTAAATTTATTCTTTTTCTAATAGGCATTGCAGTGGATATTGATGTTGTTTGGCAAGATTCATAACCTGCATAACTTTTGTTTCAGCAACCTCGTATGTGAATATACCACATATTCCTATTCCATTGTGATGGATTTTTAACATGATTGAAACAGCATTTTCAGTTGTTTTTCTGAATATTGTTTCCAATGTGTAAATGACAAAATTCATGGGAGTGAAATCATCATTGAGCATAAGAACTTTATACAGGGTGGGTTTCTTCAAATTTGTTTTTGTCAGCGTTTTTGTGTTCTTTCTAGAATCATGCTGGTTCTGGTTGGAAGTCATACAATAAAGAGAAAATGATTTACTAAAGGGATTCATTATGATGTATTTGGAGTGCATTTTATAAATTTCATAAAATATTTTGTTAAGGTTCAAATTAAGGAAGAATCAAATTGAATGATTTTGATTTGGACTTGTATGGTTACAAAATATGGCGTAAATTCAGATGTATATTTTTTATATGAATATAAAGTTCCAAATATATATTCGTAAAGATAGTAGTGCAATTTCTTGTAACGTTTTGTTTAACATGGGGATTTGATTCCAAAAATAAACAAAACAATTTAAGAAGTTAATCATTTTTAAAGGTTAAGTAAACGTTTAATGAAAAAGAAGCTGGAAAATTAAAGTGTCCACTTATTGCAATCATATAAAAAAATTGAAACAGTTAAACTTTACCGTAAGTCTTAAGAAAATTATGAGAAAAACGTCTAGGAATTTTTTCTTAGTTTTTTTTACGGCTGTATATTCTTATACACTATTTTATGCGCATTGTGCGCATGCCCAGTATGTAGGACGAATCAGTTCAATTGTAATGGACGTTAATGGCCGAGTCTTGTCAGAACAGGATGCTGATTTGAAACGGTTTCCAGCCAGTTTGACAAAAATGATGACCTTATATATGGCATTTCGTGCCTTAAATGCCAATGCCATACGATTTGATCAGAGAATTCCTATAACCATTCATGCAGCTTCAATGGAACCTTCCAAATTAGGAGTCCGTCCAGGTTCATATATTACTGTCAGGGAAGCTGTTTTAGGCTTGATTACTAAATCCGCGAATGATGCGGCTAGCGCTCTTGGTGAATTTATTGGAGGTGGAGACGAAGAACGCTTTGCCAAAATGATGACACAACAGGCCAAAGTTTTGGGAATGAATCGGACACGTTTTTATAATGCTTCTGGCCTTCCAAATCCTGGGCAACTAACAACTGCGCGTGATTTGGCAATTTTGGCACAACATTTGATTTCGGATTTTCCTCAATATTATCCTTTGTTCAGAACACCTTACTTTTATTTTCGTGGACGGACAATTCCCAATCACGATCCCTTGTTAAAAGGTTATGCTGGCGCGGATGGGTTAAAAACAGGTTATACAGCTGCGGCAGGGCATAATCTTGTAGGATCAGCCGTTCATGATAATGTCCGTTTGATTGGTGTTGTTATGGGTGCACCAAGTAATGGTTCACGAAATCAATACATGATGAGTGCACTAGATGACGGATTTGCAAAAAGTGGTGTGGCTCCTGTTGCTAGACCGGTTTATCTGGCAAGAACAAATTCCTTGAAAAAACACCCACGTTATAATAAACATCCAAAAGTAATTCTTGTTCGTGCAACCCGTACTACAAGAGGTAAAAAGTCGGTTGAAGTGGCACAGGCCTCGTCACGTACTTCAATTGCAAAAAAACGGGATTCGATTTTTAAGCGTAATATCAAAAAGGCGGCTGTGAGACATCATACCATATCCAGACATAATCGGAAAAAGTAAGACTGGACAGGGATCATAATCCTAGCTAGGTATATAAGAAAAGTTCGTAAATTATACCAAGTTATTTATTATTGGTAATTTGATAAAGTCTTATTGGAGAGTTAGGAATGACAGATCGTCGCATGATGTTTTACACTCAAGAGGATTTTGTTGGGTTAAGAGCTGTGGGACGTTTGGCAGCAGAAACACTTGACATGATTACTCCTCATGTTCAGGAAGGTGTTACAACAGACGAACTTAACCAGATTATTCATGATTATACAATTGATAAAGGTGCCATTCCAGCACCACTTAACTATCGTGGTTTTCCAAAATCTTGTTGTATATCTATCAATCATGTAGTTTGTCACGGTATTCCTGGAGATCGTAAATTAAAAAATGGAGATATTGTTAATATCGATGTTACATCTATTCTTGATGGATGGTTTGGTGACAGTAGCCGTATGTATGTCGTTGGCAAGGCCTCACGTTTGGCACAACGATTGATAGATGTAACCTATGAAAGTCTGAAAAGGGCAATAGATATTGTTAAACCCGGGAACACTTTGGGAGATATAGGTTACGTCATTCAGCAATATGCAGAATCACAGCGTTTTTCTGTTGTACGCGATTTTTGTGGTCATGGAATTGGACGCGTTTTTCATCAAGAACCCAATGTATTGCATTATGGAAAAAAGGGGCAGGGACTTGTGCTAAAACCAGGAATGGTTTTCACTATTGAACCTATGTTAAACGCTGGTAAGGCAGACGTTAAAATTCTTGATGATGACTGGACAGCCGTAACGCGTGATCGATCTCTCAGTGCGCAATTTGAACATATGATGGGAGTAACTGAAGATGGATGTGAAGTATTCACCTATTCACCCAAAGGTTGGAATTGTCCTCCTTATATTTGATGATTTTTATCAAAATGGAAATTAATAAATCAAAATTTGATAAAGAGTTATATAAAATGAATATTTGTTTGAAATTCTAATTTAAGACTAATAAATTCATCAAAACAATATAGATGAGAATTTCAAAAACGTTGTAATATTGAGTTATTTAGAATTTCTAGATAGAGTTGAAACTTAATTTCAATCAAGTTTTTTATTTTTGGAAACTCCAAATAATTATTTATTTATAAAATTATTATAAATTAAAGTATTTACCATAGGATAAGAATGCTTTGGTCTTGTATTTAAACAATATATCAAGACCAAAAGTTTTAATTAATGTTTTAAAAACGTTCATTAAACTGGCATTATTATAAAATTGACTATCGAGCATTATAAATGATGTTAATTTGTTTAGTTCAATTAAAATTATAAATAATAAAACAAACGGTTGTCTTATTAAGTCTTTATTTAATTATTATATATAGATATTATAAGTCAATTTATAGTGATTTGAACTTTCAAAAATGAAAGATATAAAATGTCCAATTTCTTTTTTAATGATCGTGCTTCATTAGTGAATGATGCTATTGAAGGTACATTAGTCACAGCTCCCTATAATAATCTTGTGAAACTTGATACTGACCCTTCTATGCGAATTGTGGTTCGTAAAGACTGGGATAAGAAAAAAGTTGCCGTTATTTCGGGGGGGGGATCTGGACATGAGCCTACTCATTTGGGATTTGTCGGTAAAGGGATGTTGACAGCCGCTGTATGTGGCGATTTGTTTGCCTCTCCTTCAGTTGATGCCGTATTGACCGCCATTACAACAGTAACAGGTGAAGCTGGCTGTTTATTGGTAATCAAAAATTATACAGGAGATCGTTTAAATTTTGGACTTGCGGCTGAAAAGGCAAAACAGTTAGGCTACAAGGTAGAAGTTGTTATGGTTAAGGATGATATTTCTTTACCTGACAATAAACAGCCACGTGGTATTGCTGGCACTATTTTTGTCCATAAAATGGCCGGTTATGCTGCCGAGACCGGGTATTCTCTTGAGGAAGTTAAAAAATTTGTTGATTATGCAAATAGGCAGATTTTTAGCCTGGGAGTTGCCATGACTGGGTGTGATTTACCCCAGTCCCAAAGTGATGATAAACGAATTCCGGAAGGGTCTATTGAACTGGGTCTTGGTATTCATGGTGAACCAGGCGCCACGACAATTAATACTCAAAATAGTCGTGAAATCATGGATATCATGACAGCAAAAATCAAGGCTTGTATAAATGATTCGGATCGTCTTGCCGTCATGTTGAATAATCTGGGCGGTGTTTCGGTTACAGAAATGGCCATTTTGGCTAAAGAACTTTCATATTCTGCACTTGCTTCAAATATTGACTGGATTGTAGGACCAGACTGGTTTACGACAGCGCTTGACATGAAGGGCTTTTCATTATCAGCCATGGTTTTGGATGACAAAATCGTCAGCGCTTTGACAGCACCTGTTGAAATTACAGGATCTTTTA is a window encoding:
- the clpS gene encoding ATP-dependent Clp protease adapter ClpS — encoded protein: MTSNQNQHDSRKNTKTLTKTNLKKPTLYKVLMLNDDFTPMNFVIYTLETIFRKTTENAVSIMLKIHHNGIGICGIFTYEVAETKVMQVMNLAKQHQYPLQCLLEKE
- a CDS encoding D-alanyl-D-alanine carboxypeptidase family protein yields the protein MDVNGRVLSEQDADLKRFPASLTKMMTLYMAFRALNANAIRFDQRIPITIHAASMEPSKLGVRPGSYITVREAVLGLITKSANDAASALGEFIGGGDEERFAKMMTQQAKVLGMNRTRFYNASGLPNPGQLTTARDLAILAQHLISDFPQYYPLFRTPYFYFRGRTIPNHDPLLKGYAGADGLKTGYTAAAGHNLVGSAVHDNVRLIGVVMGAPSNGSRNQYMMSALDDGFAKSGVAPVARPVYLARTNSLKKHPRYNKHPKVILVRATRTTRGKKSVEVAQASSRTSIAKKRDSIFKRNIKKAAVRHHTISRHNRKK
- the map gene encoding type I methionyl aminopeptidase — translated: MTDRRMMFYTQEDFVGLRAVGRLAAETLDMITPHVQEGVTTDELNQIIHDYTIDKGAIPAPLNYRGFPKSCCISINHVVCHGIPGDRKLKNGDIVNIDVTSILDGWFGDSSRMYVVGKASRLAQRLIDVTYESLKRAIDIVKPGNTLGDIGYVIQQYAESQRFSVVRDFCGHGIGRVFHQEPNVLHYGKKGQGLVLKPGMVFTIEPMLNAGKADVKILDDDWTAVTRDRSLSAQFEHMMGVTEDGCEVFTYSPKGWNCPPYI
- a CDS encoding dihydroxyacetone kinase subunit DhaK; protein product: MSNFFFNDRASLVNDAIEGTLVTAPYNNLVKLDTDPSMRIVVRKDWDKKKVAVISGGGSGHEPTHLGFVGKGMLTAAVCGDLFASPSVDAVLTAITTVTGEAGCLLVIKNYTGDRLNFGLAAEKAKQLGYKVEVVMVKDDISLPDNKQPRGIAGTIFVHKMAGYAAETGYSLEEVKKFVDYANRQIFSLGVAMTGCDLPQSQSDDKRIPEGSIELGLGIHGEPGATTINTQNSREIMDIMTAKIKACINDSDRLAVMLNNLGGVSVTEMAILAKELSYSALASNIDWIVGPDWFTTALDMKGFSLSAMVLDDKIVSALTAPVEITGSFKAVQPAKIVHMPVNPVETKVQFTPSDNPVVANVIAVVTKTLSDLEGKLNDLDAKVGDGDTGSTFAAGARGIAELLNTNQLPLNDLTKLCLVIGERLAVVMGGSSGVLMSIFFTATGQKIAEGSSFVEGLVFGLKQMKHYGGADLGDRTMIDALQPALEILLKDQNDLKGAVQAAEKGVENTAKATKANAGRSSYLNSGSLAGNPDPGAVAVADVFTALSKQCPNR